One segment of Trachemys scripta elegans isolate TJP31775 chromosome 1, CAS_Tse_1.0, whole genome shotgun sequence DNA contains the following:
- the MFSD9 gene encoding major facilitator superfamily domain-containing protein 9, whose amino-acid sequence MGASEPPPAPRPGPAAPPAPRGAGPSRFVRCLYLVGFLDFFGVSMVVPLLSLHIKSLGASPTVAGVVGSFYGLLQLFSSTFVGCWSDVIGRQYSLLACILFSALGYLLLGMSTSVCLFAIARIPVGIFKHTLSISKALLSDLVSEKERPLVIGRFNAASSVGFILGPVVGGYFTELESGFYLTSFICSFIFILNAGLVWMLPWSEEHTDSDENKQTTSNSKVTAKANYDLQVQSLANGTMKYDTPLQSLWIPVVSVLKRIKSIACSDLWDIFLVRLLMSVAVMLYYSNFVLAIEERFGVKPKLTGYLISYSSTVGALAGFLLGPITRLYQHNSYALLLHSTVLTCVLIMLYSTALSIWAVILSSTFLAFSTTVGRTCITDLELTLGGNQASGTLIGVGQSVTSVGRIIAPLLSGIAQEFSPCGPPSLGVGLALVAILIMLMNTPQYCSGRNAKLKSE is encoded by the exons GACTTCTTTGGTGTAAGTATGGTTGTGCCTCTGTTAAGCCTTCATATCAAGTCTCTAGGAGCAAGTCCAACTGTTGCAGGAGTAGTAG gatCTTTTTATGGTTTACTGCAGCTCTTTTCTAGCACGTTTGTG GGCTGCTGGAGTGATGTAATAGGAAGACAATATTCCCTGCTTGCCTGTATCCTCTTCAGTGCACTGGGTTATTTGCTACTTGGCATGTCCACCAGTGTGTGTTTATTTGCCATTGCAAGGATACCTGTAG GTATTTTCAAACACACACTCTCCATTTCAAAAGCTCTTCTTTCTGACTTGGTTTCTGAGAAAGAGCGTCCTCTTGTAATAGGACGTTTCAATGCAGCCTCCAGTGTTGGTTTCATCCTGGGTCCTGTGGTTGGTGGCTACTTTACAGAGCTAGAGAGTGGCTTTTACCTGACATCTTTCATCTGTTCTTTTATCTTCATTCTGAATGCTG GCCTCGTCTGGATGTTACCATGGAGTGAGGAACACACAGATAGTGATGAAAACAAACAGACCACCAGTAACAGTAAAGTGACAGCAAAGGCAAACTATGACCTGCAGGTTCAATCACTAGCTAATGGAACAATGAAATATGATACTCCCCTCCAGTCCCTATGGATTCCAGTTGTGTCAGTGCTGAAGAGGATTAAAAGCATTGCATGCTCTGATCTGTGGGATATATTTTTAGTACGGTTACTAATGTCTGTAGCTGTAATGCTGTATTATAGCAATTTTGTTCTGGCAATTGAAGAGAGATTTGGGGTGAAACCTAAGCTCACAGGGTACCTCATAAGCTATAGTAGCACCGTTGGAGCACTTGCTGGTTTTCTACTTGGACCAATAACAAGACTCTATCAACATAACTCTTATGCACTTTTATTACATTCCACTGTTCTCACCTGTGTATTGATAATGCTATATTCCACAGCACTCAGCATATGGGCGGTCATTTTATCGTCAACATTTTTAGCATTTTCAACCACTGTAGGACGCACTTGCATCACTGACCTTGAGTTGACCCTGGGTGGGAATCAGGCCAGTGGCACGCTCATAGGAGTTGGTCAGTCTGTGACATCTGTGGGCCGCATAATTGCCCCTCTTCTCTCAGGAATTGCACAGGAGTTCAGTCCCTGTGGCCCTCCAAGTCTTGGTGTGGGGCTGGCACTGGTGGCTATTCTGATAATGCTCATGAACACACCACAATATTGCAGTGGTAGAAATGCTAAATTAAAAAGTGAATAG